The following nucleotide sequence is from Corynebacterium hindlerae.
TTTACGTAACCTCGCAGGTCGGTTGGGCTGGATTCCCCACCGGCCTGGCGAAGGTGCTCGGTGGCGTGGTGTTTTCTACCGGCCTGGGTTTGGTCATTATCACCGGCGCTGACCTATTCACATCCACGTCTATGACCACATTCCTGGTCAAAGAAAAAGCCCTCACTGTCGGGGCGATGCTCCGGCACTGGGCCATCGTCTACTTGTCCAACATGATGGGCGCCTTTTTCATGGCCCTGCTGATTTTCTTCGGCGGTGTTGCCCACCAGTCCCACGGTGGCTGGGGAGCGGTGGTGTTGCAGGTTGCGGTGTCAAAGACCTCGCACAGTGCCGTGGAGTCCATCTGCCTGGGGATTCTTTGCAATGTCATGGTGTGCCTGGCGGTGTGGCTCGCCTTCGCCGGTAAGACGCTGGTGGACAAGATTGTTGCTGTCGCATTTCCCATCGCGCTGTTTGTGGCCTCGAGTTTTGAACACTCAGTGGCCAATATGTTCATGATTCCGCTTGCCCTCATGCTGAAGGCACAAGGCGATCCGACGGTGCTGGAAGCAGTGGCTGGGACCGATGTGTCTGGTTTGACCGTGTCTTCGTACCTGTTGCACAACCTGCTGCCGGTGACTGTGGGCAATATTATCGGTGGGTCTGTGGTTGCGCTGGGAATGGCGTACTGGCATCGCAATCGGGTGACCTTGGCGACGCAGTAGCCGGTAGCCAGCGGTTTTCTCCAGCGTCGTTGGTGAAGTGGCGCTCGGGAGAGCTTTCAAAAATTTCCTGCATACCTTTCATTTATGCGCATAATGTGCTATGATGGAGGGTATGACTCTTAACGTAGCTATCGCTGGGGCTTCCGGCTATGCGGGCGGCGAAATCTTGCGCCTGCTGCTGAATCACCCGGCGTATATTTCCGGTGACCTGACCATCGGCGCGCTCACAGGGGGCTCGAACGCGGGCCAGTCCCTGGGGGACTTGATGCCACACCTGCCACAGCTACGTGACCGACGCCTGGTCGATACCAACAAGGATACGCTCGCTGGCCACGACGTGGTGTTCCTCGGCCTGCCACACGGCCACTCGGCTGAGATTGCACAGCAGCTTGGTGAAGACACCGTCATCCTGGATTGCGCCGCCGATTTCCGGCTCCAAAACAGTGCTGACTGGGAGAAATTCTACGGTTCCCCACACGCTGGGATCTGGCCATACGGCATTCCAGAGATGCCAGGCCACCG
It contains:
- a CDS encoding formate/nitrite transporter family protein, translating into MTMIASPVETIDAAKQGLLKKAHADLATMVISALFAGAMIAMGFIFYVTSQVGWAGFPTGLAKVLGGVVFSTGLGLVIITGADLFTSTSMTTFLVKEKALTVGAMLRHWAIVYLSNMMGAFFMALLIFFGGVAHQSHGGWGAVVLQVAVSKTSHSAVESICLGILCNVMVCLAVWLAFAGKTLVDKIVAVAFPIALFVASSFEHSVANMFMIPLALMLKAQGDPTVLEAVAGTDVSGLTVSSYLLHNLLPVTVGNIIGGSVVALGMAYWHRNRVTLATQ